A single genomic interval of Anaerolineae bacterium harbors:
- the dapB gene encoding 4-hydroxy-tetrahydrodipicolinate reductase, translating into MTIRVCLAGATGWAGSAIARGIFEAEDMELVAGVSRTHAGRPLGEVLGIAGMQTPIFGTVQEAFAAVPAVDVFVDFTRPQAAREHVLTALTHGAHVVIGTSGLSEEDFSAIDEAARAAGRGALAAGNFAIGAVLMNKFAEMAARYFPQWEIIDYAHADKVDAPSGTARELARRLSRVGESQLEVPLEQIVGPRESRGVRMGGTQVHSVRLPGYMVTVEVIFASPDQKLVIRHEGSWNAGQYVEGALLAIRKVSGWVGLRRGLDGIIEL; encoded by the coding sequence ATGACGATACGCGTGTGTCTCGCCGGCGCCACCGGTTGGGCCGGCTCCGCCATCGCACGAGGTATCTTCGAGGCAGAGGACATGGAACTGGTCGCCGGCGTATCCCGGACGCACGCCGGCCGGCCGCTGGGAGAAGTGCTCGGCATCGCCGGCATGCAGACGCCGATATTCGGCACGGTGCAGGAGGCGTTCGCCGCGGTGCCGGCGGTGGACGTCTTCGTGGATTTCACCCGGCCGCAGGCGGCCCGCGAGCATGTGCTGACCGCGCTGACACACGGCGCACATGTGGTCATCGGCACCTCCGGCTTGTCGGAGGAAGACTTTTCGGCCATTGATGAGGCGGCGCGCGCCGCCGGCCGGGGCGCACTGGCTGCCGGCAATTTTGCTATCGGCGCCGTGCTGATGAATAAGTTCGCCGAGATGGCCGCGCGCTATTTCCCCCAGTGGGAGATCATTGATTACGCCCATGCGGATAAGGTGGACGCGCCCAGCGGCACGGCGCGCGAATTGGCCCGCCGGCTGTCGAGGGTCGGGGAATCCCAGTTAGAGGTTCCGCTGGAGCAGATCGTCGGCCCGCGCGAGAGCCGCGGGGTGCGTATGGGCGGGACACAGGTGCACTCCGTGCGCCTGCCGGGCTATATGGTGACGGTGGAGGTCATCTTCGCCTCGCCGGACCAGAAGCTGGTCATCCGCCATGAAGGGAGCTGGAACGCCGGCCAGTACGTCGAGGGGGCGCTCCTGGCCATCCGCAAGGTGAGCGGGTGGGTGGGACTGCGCCGCGGCCTGGATGGGATTATCGAGCTGTAA
- a CDS encoding Gfo/Idh/MocA family oxidoreductase, whose amino-acid sequence MEPVRIGIIGVGDMGGYHTLGFAEIEQARIVAVADVNERRMEELLAEIPDYPTPIARYTDYRQLLRRDDIEAVVVAVPQYLHREVTLAALEAGKDVLLEKPMAPTVQEADEIIAAHRGTDRILQIGLVYRYAGLFRKMAELCRGGDYGQTTLMWCKEFRENFPPRAWFYDQRLSGGAIMDKCVHYFDLFNWMIGARAHRVFAMGGQHVIRYGVPHWVECTYSFWEPAEISTSTIVDHAWVIVEYENGARAMQGLCMYLKPPYPGLEVGAITHQGYQILARDDQTLTLWGGPQAVHGQEIEYEEPEAPWVGHIGAHRSRLEFLECVRTRRPPACDPQIGRDAMAIAQAAEMSIAEDRVVYLEELA is encoded by the coding sequence ATGGAACCAGTGCGCATCGGCATCATCGGCGTGGGAGATATGGGGGGATACCATACCCTGGGCTTTGCGGAGATCGAACAGGCGCGCATCGTGGCCGTCGCCGACGTGAACGAGCGGCGCATGGAGGAACTGCTGGCCGAAATCCCGGACTATCCGACCCCCATTGCCCGCTATACCGATTACCGCCAGCTCTTACGGCGTGACGATATCGAGGCGGTGGTGGTGGCGGTGCCGCAGTACCTGCACCGCGAGGTGACGCTGGCGGCGCTGGAGGCCGGCAAAGATGTGCTGTTGGAAAAGCCCATGGCCCCCACCGTGCAGGAGGCGGACGAGATTATCGCCGCCCATCGCGGCACCGACCGCATCCTGCAGATCGGGCTGGTGTACCGCTACGCCGGCCTCTTCCGCAAGATGGCGGAACTGTGTCGAGGCGGGGATTACGGACAGACCACCCTCATGTGGTGCAAGGAGTTTCGGGAGAATTTCCCGCCCCGCGCCTGGTTTTACGACCAGCGGCTTTCGGGCGGCGCCATCATGGATAAATGCGTGCACTACTTCGACCTGTTCAACTGGATGATCGGGGCACGCGCCCACCGCGTCTTCGCCATGGGCGGCCAGCACGTGATCCGCTACGGCGTGCCCCACTGGGTGGAATGCACCTATTCGTTCTGGGAGCCGGCGGAAATCTCGACCAGCACCATCGTGGACCACGCCTGGGTCATCGTGGAGTACGAGAATGGAGCGCGCGCCATGCAGGGGCTGTGCATGTACCTGAAGCCGCCCTACCCCGGCCTGGAGGTCGGCGCCATCACCCATCAGGGCTATCAGATCCTGGCGCGCGATGACCAGACGCTGACGCTGTGGGGCGGCCCGCAGGCGGTGCACGGCCAGGAGATCGAATACGAGGAGCCGGAAGCGCCCTGGGTGGGGCATATCGGCGCCCACCGCAGCCGGCTGGAGTTCCTGGAGTGCGTGCGCACCCGCCGGCCGCCGGCGTGCGACCCGCAGATCGGCCGCGACGCCATGGCCATCGCCCAGGCGGCGGAGATGTCCATCGCCGAGGACCGCGTCGTCTACCTGGAGGAGCTGGCCTGA
- a CDS encoding (Fe-S)-binding protein: protein MSAGRPLNFAHFSFKQLMELDACTRCGECIIWCPTYTEKKDEAITPLKKIEQVRQFAHRQYGLWARLFGPRAVAGAEIADHSRGTYDCTLCGRCHVVCPVHIDTRPLWLAMREQLVEAGAFPEIFAQVRDRIATEHNNLGEPNANRLAWAGNLDEAPPAAGPGKPAELVYFVGCVSSLYPMAYSIPQSLSQILRRAGIPFAVLGAEEWCCGFPLIIAGMSRQAEELARHNVAAVRAAGAKRLVTTCPSCYHTWKDTYPAILGEPLGFQVIHAVELLDELLEEQALELGPYEKRVTYHDPCDLGRTSGIYEAPRRVLRSIPGLIFREMEHHHARALCCGGGGDVEMADPELVGMVARRRLAQAQAVEAEIVVSACQQCKRTLAGAARKERLRIRALDITEIVWEAMQNEGL from the coding sequence ATGAGCGCCGGCCGTCCTCTCAACTTCGCGCATTTCTCCTTCAAACAGCTCATGGAGCTGGATGCCTGTACGCGCTGCGGCGAGTGCATCATCTGGTGTCCGACCTATACCGAAAAGAAGGACGAGGCCATCACGCCGCTGAAGAAGATCGAGCAGGTGCGGCAGTTCGCACACCGGCAGTATGGTCTATGGGCGCGCCTGTTCGGGCCGAGAGCGGTCGCCGGCGCGGAGATTGCTGATCATTCCCGCGGCACCTACGACTGCACCTTATGCGGCCGCTGTCATGTGGTTTGCCCGGTGCACATTGACACGCGCCCGCTCTGGCTGGCCATGCGAGAGCAACTGGTGGAGGCCGGCGCCTTCCCCGAGATTTTCGCGCAGGTGCGGGACCGCATCGCCACCGAGCACAATAACCTGGGGGAGCCGAATGCGAACCGGCTGGCCTGGGCGGGCAATCTGGATGAAGCCCCGCCGGCGGCTGGCCCAGGAAAGCCGGCGGAACTGGTGTATTTTGTCGGGTGCGTCTCCTCGCTCTATCCGATGGCTTATTCCATCCCCCAGAGCCTGAGCCAGATCCTGCGCCGGGCCGGCATCCCCTTCGCGGTGCTGGGCGCCGAGGAGTGGTGCTGTGGGTTCCCGCTCATCATCGCCGGCATGTCGCGCCAGGCGGAGGAGCTGGCACGGCACAACGTGGCGGCGGTGCGGGCGGCCGGCGCCAAACGCCTGGTCACCACCTGTCCCTCGTGCTACCATACGTGGAAAGACACCTACCCTGCCATCCTGGGTGAGCCGCTGGGGTTCCAGGTCATCCATGCGGTGGAACTGCTGGACGAACTGTTGGAAGAGCAGGCGCTGGAGCTGGGGCCGTATGAGAAGCGCGTGACCTACCATGACCCCTGCGACCTGGGGCGCACCAGCGGGATTTACGAGGCGCCTCGCCGTGTCCTGCGTTCCATCCCCGGCCTGATTTTCCGGGAAATGGAGCATCATCATGCGCGTGCCCTCTGCTGCGGCGGGGGCGGTGATGTGGAGATGGCGGACCCGGAGCTGGTGGGGATGGTGGCGCGCCGCCGGCTGGCCCAGGCGCAGGCCGTGGAGGCGGAGATTGTCGTTTCTGCCTGTCAGCAGTGCAAGCGCACCCTGGCCGGCGCGGCCCGCAAGGAACGTCTGCGCATCCGCGCGCTCGATATCACCGAAATCGTATGGGAGGCGATGCAAAATGAAGGTCTATAA
- a CDS encoding DNRLRE domain-containing protein — MYRAVWTRKWLSLAGILAILIALLPAVSPGAGAQPLTTTYTLILQNGLDGYAGCTDTYIDRWNLTSNFENSNLKVQYTSSGDTLSTLIRFDLSPLPAGAHITSAVLSLNATYHQDDTLLTIAVYRLKRAWDAGQATWELAAAGQPWAVPGANGAGTDRAISAFTQVVVSATGWMDIPLTALVRKWHSGQYPNYGILLRAEGTGGPAGKSLYSFVDSSSGASAFRPKLTITYELDTTSTPTRTRTATPSATRTGTPASPTPSPTRTPTRTPTRTPTTAPPAPIATIILQNGLNGYTGTEDTFIDSFAPNANFGSAAQMELRAKHEKNLLIRFDLSPLSAMPPGSTILEAVLGLWCLNQSNLSPIEVNSYRLLRPWSESQATWNQARAGDPWGEPGAFQFGVDRAPETSVTGVIDRTNMWLYQDWTFMVPYWRQHPSLNYGAVISGTGWAHVTYWFAGSENATPAIRPRLVITYSVPTWTPTPTSPGTATPTRTPTRTPTYTPTRTPTATTTPIHTPTATRTATPSPTATAAPDAYEPDDVCAGARDFVVNGPAESHNFHVPSDVDWVRFSIEAGYLYRIETHHLATNADTLVYLYAANCSSLLAMDDNGGTGLGSLVEYLAPETGVRYVKAAPASPARTGPHSDYQLSITRQLPGTTVTPTATLPPAGWLPLLRK, encoded by the coding sequence ATGTACCGCGCAGTATGGACTCGGAAATGGCTGTCCCTCGCCGGCATTCTCGCCATCCTTATCGCCCTTCTGCCGGCGGTCAGCCCCGGCGCAGGCGCCCAGCCCCTGACGACCACCTATACCCTCATCCTGCAGAACGGCCTGGACGGCTACGCCGGCTGTACCGATACCTACATCGACCGCTGGAACCTCACCTCCAATTTTGAGAACAGCAACCTGAAAGTGCAGTACACCTCCAGCGGGGATACCCTTTCCACGCTCATTCGCTTCGACCTGTCCCCACTGCCGGCGGGAGCGCATATCACCTCCGCCGTGCTCAGCCTGAACGCCACCTACCACCAGGACGACACACTGCTGACCATCGCCGTGTACCGCCTGAAGCGGGCATGGGACGCCGGCCAGGCCACCTGGGAGCTGGCGGCCGCCGGCCAGCCCTGGGCAGTTCCCGGGGCCAACGGCGCCGGCACCGATCGGGCCATCTCCGCATTCACGCAGGTGGTGGTTTCGGCCACCGGCTGGATGGACATCCCCCTGACAGCGCTGGTGAGAAAATGGCACAGCGGGCAATATCCCAATTACGGGATACTCCTGCGCGCGGAAGGGACGGGAGGGCCGGCCGGCAAATCGCTCTATTCCTTCGTGGATTCCAGCTCGGGCGCATCCGCGTTCCGCCCGAAGCTGACCATCACCTATGAGCTGGACACCACCAGCACTCCCACCCGCACGCGCACAGCCACGCCCAGCGCCACACGGACCGGCACGCCGGCCAGCCCAACCCCCTCGCCTACCCGCACTCCGACGCGCACCCCGACCCGCACACCGACCACCGCACCGCCGGCGCCCATCGCCACCATTATCCTGCAGAACGGCCTGAACGGCTACACGGGCACGGAGGATACCTTCATTGACTCATTCGCCCCCAATGCCAACTTCGGCAGTGCGGCACAGATGGAACTGCGCGCCAAGCACGAGAAGAACCTGCTCATCCGCTTCGACCTGTCGCCCCTGAGCGCCATGCCGCCGGGCTCCACCATCCTGGAAGCCGTGCTGGGGCTGTGGTGCCTGAACCAGAGCAACCTGAGCCCTATCGAGGTCAACAGCTACCGTCTGCTCCGGCCCTGGAGCGAGTCGCAGGCCACGTGGAACCAGGCGCGCGCCGGCGACCCCTGGGGAGAGCCCGGCGCCTTCCAGTTCGGGGTGGACCGCGCCCCGGAGACGTCCGTCACCGGCGTCATTGACCGCACCAACATGTGGCTCTACCAGGACTGGACCTTCATGGTCCCCTACTGGCGCCAGCATCCCTCCCTCAATTACGGGGCGGTCATCAGCGGCACCGGCTGGGCCCATGTCACCTATTGGTTCGCCGGCTCAGAGAACGCCACGCCGGCGATCCGACCGCGCCTGGTCATCACCTACAGCGTCCCCACATGGACGCCTACCCCGACCTCTCCAGGAACCGCCACGCCTACCCGGACGCCGACCCGCACCCCGACCTATACTCCCACGCGAACCCCGACGGCGACCACCACGCCGATCCATACGCCCACTGCTACACGCACCGCAACGCCGTCGCCCACAGCGACGGCGGCCCCCGATGCCTATGAGCCGGATGACGTGTGCGCCGGCGCGCGGGATTTCGTCGTGAACGGGCCGGCGGAGAGCCATAATTTCCATGTGCCCTCCGACGTGGATTGGGTGCGCTTCTCGATCGAGGCCGGCTATCTCTATCGCATCGAGACCCACCACCTTGCCACAAATGCCGACACGCTGGTATATTTGTACGCGGCGAACTGCAGCAGCCTGCTGGCCATGGACGACAACGGGGGAACGGGCCTCGGGTCGCTGGTGGAATACCTGGCGCCGGAGACTGGCGTCCGGTATGTGAAGGCGGCGCCGGCCTCGCCGGCCCGCACCGGACCTCACAGCGATTATCAGTTGAGCATCACCCGCCAGCTTCCCGGCACGACCGTCACTCCCACTGCCACACTGCCGCCGGCCGGCTGGCTCCCGCTCCTGCGAAAATAA
- a CDS encoding respiratory nitrate reductase subunit gamma, with product MPADRLTVFWIAIAITLVLFLALVGLKVDLWSQGYLRDANGRLVPRRRAGAALMMALRYIFSARFGRVIWVFLLDGLLHRRLWQEDRFRWLTHFLMLFGFFSLFALSIFTGFFEEILHLGFGLDTPLVRFVTNKDTPLMALLNESLGLMILAGVLLAVFRRFILRPAQLRTASTDVTTMVLLGIILLTGYPIEAFRLIMDGTPPALAWYSFIGYPLSLAIQSLALNWPLWHYWTFMVHIAACIVLALTMPFSKFFHTLVSPIIATVNVLTGHEEVQA from the coding sequence ATGCCGGCCGACCGTCTCACCGTGTTCTGGATTGCCATCGCCATCACGTTGGTGCTCTTCCTGGCGCTGGTGGGCTTGAAAGTGGACCTCTGGTCCCAGGGATATCTGCGGGATGCCAACGGCCGGCTCGTCCCTAGACGGCGTGCCGGGGCCGCGCTGATGATGGCCCTGCGCTATATCTTCAGCGCCCGCTTCGGACGGGTCATCTGGGTCTTCCTGCTGGATGGACTGCTCCACCGCCGGCTGTGGCAGGAGGACCGCTTCCGCTGGCTGACGCATTTCCTCATGCTCTTCGGGTTTTTCTCCCTCTTCGCGCTGAGCATCTTCACCGGTTTCTTCGAGGAAATCCTGCACCTGGGCTTCGGATTGGATACGCCGCTGGTGCGCTTCGTGACGAATAAGGACACGCCCCTGATGGCCCTGCTGAACGAGAGCCTGGGGTTGATGATCCTCGCCGGCGTCCTGTTGGCGGTCTTCCGGCGCTTTATCCTGCGGCCGGCACAGCTTCGCACCGCCTCGACCGATGTGACCACTATGGTCCTGCTGGGCATTATCCTGCTGACCGGCTATCCCATTGAAGCGTTCCGGCTGATCATGGATGGTACGCCGCCGGCGCTGGCCTGGTACTCCTTCATCGGCTATCCGCTATCTCTGGCCATCCAATCCCTGGCGCTGAACTGGCCGCTCTGGCATTACTGGACATTCATGGTGCATATCGCCGCCTGCATTGTGCTGGCGCTGACGATGCCCTTCAGCAAGTTCTTCCACACATTGGTCAGCCCCATTATCGCCACCGTGAACGTCCTGACGGGGCATGAGGAGGTGCAGGCATGA
- a CDS encoding Fic family protein: MRTTWSGIEPQALERVDRRQERLDRLRPWPPTAAERLWEGLLPVWIAGSTAIDGGRMTLDDIAQLLSEGDIFPQYTLREHLEVLNHRQAIAQVRRLAGSKRPIRAAEVRRLHALLMAGIDDALAGRYRRYTDEERAAGGSIADLMREWELWMAGSAQALHPIERAAVAHHRLLRIQPFLDGNGVTARLVMNLSLLKDGYLPAVLRPEQRHDYRQALYQADQGDYRPLVQLSLEALERVQSMYLLALEP, from the coding sequence ATGAGGACGACCTGGAGCGGGATCGAACCACAGGCACTGGAACGGGTGGACCGCCGGCAGGAGCGGTTGGACCGCCTGCGCCCCTGGCCGCCTACTGCCGCCGAGCGGCTGTGGGAGGGCCTCCTGCCGGTCTGGATCGCCGGCTCTACCGCCATCGACGGCGGCCGCATGACCCTGGACGATATCGCTCAGCTCCTGAGCGAAGGGGACATTTTCCCGCAGTACACCCTGCGCGAGCATCTGGAGGTGCTGAACCACCGGCAGGCCATCGCCCAGGTGCGCCGGCTGGCCGGCTCCAAACGCCCGATCCGTGCCGCAGAGGTGCGCCGACTGCACGCGCTCCTGATGGCCGGCATAGACGACGCCCTCGCCGGCCGCTACCGCCGCTACACCGACGAGGAGCGCGCCGCCGGCGGCTCCATCGCCGACCTGATGCGCGAGTGGGAGCTGTGGATGGCCGGCTCTGCCCAGGCCCTGCATCCCATCGAACGGGCGGCGGTGGCGCACCATCGCCTACTGCGCATCCAGCCCTTCCTGGACGGCAACGGCGTGACCGCCCGTCTGGTGATGAACCTCTCCCTGCTGAAGGACGGCTACCTGCCGGCGGTCCTCCGCCCGGAACAGCGCCATGACTACCGCCAGGCGCTTTACCAGGCCGATCAGGGGGACTACCGCCCGCTGGTGCAGTTGTCGCTGGAAGCGCTGGAACGGGTGCAGAGCATGTACCTGCTGGCGCTGGAGCCTTGA
- a CDS encoding PEP-CTERM sorting domain-containing protein, producing MKRQVLRMAAVLLLAVLLGSLLIGTAVAQGSTKRVGLVVRFGDGTQHLEVVTVPASATVLDVLNASALDVETKDYGGGFVALCRINAFGCPADDCFCQAESWAFWLLNASGTDWDMAPTGIAAYTPADREVIGFSWTGWDENWNPLVKPPVYTFEQLEPPAEIPEPATLALLGSGLLALGGYVGLRRRAR from the coding sequence ATGAAAAGACAGGTCTTGCGAATGGCGGCGGTTCTCCTGCTGGCGGTACTGCTGGGCAGTCTGTTGATCGGCACGGCGGTAGCCCAGGGCAGTACCAAGCGCGTGGGGCTTGTGGTGCGCTTCGGTGACGGCACCCAGCATCTCGAAGTAGTGACGGTGCCGGCCAGCGCCACAGTGCTCGACGTCCTGAACGCTTCGGCGCTGGACGTCGAGACCAAGGATTACGGCGGCGGCTTTGTGGCCCTCTGCCGCATCAACGCCTTCGGCTGTCCGGCGGATGACTGCTTCTGCCAGGCGGAATCCTGGGCCTTCTGGCTCCTGAATGCCAGCGGCACCGATTGGGACATGGCCCCCACCGGCATCGCGGCCTACACGCCGGCCGACCGGGAGGTGATCGGCTTCTCCTGGACCGGCTGGGACGAGAACTGGAACCCGCTGGTCAAGCCGCCGGTATACACCTTTGAACAGCTCGAGCCGCCGGCGGAAATCCCGGAGCCGGCGACCCTGGCCTTGCTGGGAAGCGGTCTGCTGGCCCTGGGGGGCTATGTCGGACTGCGCCGGCGGGCGCGCTGA
- a CDS encoding DEAD/DEAH box helicase produces the protein MELERLLGQLHDDREFMRHVTRWHEQTAAPARTEPLPAELHPRLAEALLRQGIATLYTHQADAFRAAREGRHVAVVTPTASGKTLCYNLPVLQALLEDPTARALYLFPTKALAQDQLVVLSGLCEALGLGNIVGVYDGDTPASARRRIRQEARIIISNPDMLHMGILPHHTQWAALFAHLRFIVMDELHAYRGVFGSHVANVLRRLKRIAGFYGSAPQFIVSSATIANPEELARRLTSSPVALITRDGSPKAHKHFIFYNPPLVDPALGIRRPALLEARDIAGRFLMHDLQTIIFARSRLGTELLLTYLRQLLEERGLPAELVRGYRGGYLPKERRAIEQGLRQGKVRGVVATNALELGIDIGDLSVAILTGYPGSIASTVQQAGRAGRRSRVSAAILIAGPSPLDQYIVTHPDFLLGRSPERALIAPDNPAILLSHLACAAFELPLAEDERFGAEDITAQLLSFLAEDGQVRLAGGRWHWSRAIYPAGSVSLRSAGADIFTILAGAGDGKPPQTIGTLERFSVPLLLHEGAVYMHEGQTYIVERLDWEAGLAYVQPAEVDYYTEASANIEVQISQTLAEEDEGPLRRGFGEVIVHSQATSFRKIRLFTQEVIARGPITLPAVSMPAGSFWYALPPAFLEQLQELGAWQGEPIRDYGPNWELQRRLARQRDGFRCRHCGAPEPPGREHDVHHLRPFREFGYIPGANERYLQANALDNLITLCPRCHRLAEAARQLRSTLAGLAHVLRHVAPVFLMCDPADLGVVSTHEGYQGWPTIFIYERAPAGIGFSQALFDLPEGELLRAALDVVRQCQCLAGCPSCVGAAGEFSGNVKSQVLRLLRLCLAGLPEVYPS, from the coding sequence ATGGAGCTTGAGAGACTGCTGGGACAACTGCATGACGACCGGGAGTTCATGCGGCACGTGACCCGCTGGCACGAGCAGACCGCCGCGCCGGCGCGCACGGAGCCACTGCCCGCCGAACTGCATCCGCGGCTGGCGGAGGCCCTCCTTCGACAGGGCATCGCCACGCTCTACACCCACCAGGCCGATGCGTTTCGCGCCGCGCGGGAAGGCCGGCATGTCGCCGTGGTCACCCCCACCGCCTCGGGGAAAACCCTGTGCTACAATCTGCCGGTGCTCCAGGCACTGCTGGAAGACCCGACGGCGCGCGCCCTATACCTTTTCCCCACCAAGGCCCTGGCGCAGGACCAGCTCGTTGTCCTTTCCGGGCTGTGCGAGGCGCTGGGGCTGGGGAACATCGTCGGGGTATATGATGGGGACACGCCGGCCTCCGCCCGCCGGCGCATCCGCCAGGAGGCGCGCATCATCATCTCCAACCCCGACATGCTCCACATGGGCATCCTGCCGCATCATACCCAATGGGCGGCGCTCTTCGCCCATCTGCGCTTTATCGTCATGGATGAACTGCACGCCTATCGCGGCGTCTTCGGCAGTCATGTGGCGAACGTCCTGCGCCGGCTGAAGCGCATCGCCGGCTTTTACGGCAGTGCGCCGCAGTTCATCGTCAGCTCTGCCACCATCGCCAACCCGGAGGAGCTGGCCCGCCGGCTGACCTCTTCCCCGGTCGCCCTGATCACCCGCGACGGCTCCCCCAAAGCGCACAAGCATTTCATTTTCTACAATCCGCCGCTCGTGGACCCCGCGCTGGGCATCCGCCGGCCGGCGCTCCTGGAAGCCCGTGACATCGCCGGCCGCTTCCTGATGCATGACCTGCAGACGATCATCTTCGCCCGCTCGCGCTTGGGCACGGAGCTTCTGCTGACCTATCTGCGCCAACTGCTGGAGGAACGGGGATTGCCGGCCGAACTGGTGCGCGGCTACCGCGGCGGATATTTGCCGAAAGAGCGCCGCGCCATCGAGCAAGGCCTGCGGCAGGGCAAGGTACGGGGCGTGGTCGCCACCAATGCGCTGGAGCTGGGGATTGACATCGGCGATCTGTCGGTAGCCATCCTGACCGGCTACCCCGGAAGCATCGCCAGCACCGTACAACAGGCCGGCCGCGCCGGCCGGCGCTCCCGGGTCTCCGCCGCCATCTTGATCGCCGGCCCCTCTCCCCTCGACCAGTACATCGTCACCCATCCCGACTTCCTCCTGGGGCGCTCGCCGGAACGGGCGCTCATCGCGCCCGACAACCCTGCCATCCTCCTCTCGCACCTGGCCTGTGCCGCCTTTGAGCTTCCTCTCGCCGAGGACGAAAGGTTCGGCGCCGAGGATATCACGGCCCAGCTCCTGTCTTTCCTGGCGGAGGATGGACAGGTGCGCCTGGCCGGCGGCCGGTGGCACTGGTCGCGAGCCATCTACCCCGCCGGCAGTGTCTCCCTGCGTTCCGCCGGCGCGGATATATTCACCATCCTGGCCGGCGCGGGCGATGGGAAACCTCCTCAGACCATCGGCACATTGGAACGCTTCAGCGTCCCCCTGCTCCTACACGAGGGGGCAGTGTATATGCACGAGGGGCAGACCTACATCGTGGAGCGGCTGGACTGGGAGGCCGGCCTGGCCTATGTCCAGCCGGCGGAAGTGGACTATTACACGGAGGCCAGCGCCAATATCGAGGTGCAAATTTCCCAAACCCTGGCCGAGGAGGACGAGGGGCCGCTCCGCCGGGGTTTCGGCGAGGTCATCGTCCACAGCCAGGCCACCTCGTTCCGCAAGATTCGGCTGTTCACCCAAGAGGTCATCGCGCGCGGGCCTATTACCCTGCCGGCGGTCAGCATGCCGGCCGGCAGTTTCTGGTACGCCCTGCCGCCGGCCTTCCTGGAACAGCTCCAGGAGCTGGGAGCCTGGCAGGGGGAACCTATCCGCGACTACGGCCCGAATTGGGAACTCCAGCGCCGGCTGGCCCGCCAGCGCGACGGCTTCCGCTGTCGGCACTGCGGCGCTCCGGAACCGCCCGGCCGTGAGCACGATGTGCACCATCTGCGGCCCTTCCGCGAATTTGGCTACATCCCTGGCGCCAACGAGCGCTACCTGCAGGCCAACGCCCTCGATAACCTCATCACCCTCTGCCCGCGCTGTCATCGTCTGGCGGAGGCGGCCCGACAACTGCGCAGTACCCTGGCCGGCCTGGCCCATGTCCTGCGGCATGTCGCGCCGGTCTTCCTGATGTGCGACCCAGCGGATCTGGGCGTGGTCAGCACCCATGAGGGCTATCAGGGCTGGCCGACGATATTCATCTACGAGCGCGCGCCGGCCGGCATCGGATTCAGCCAGGCCCTCTTTGACCTGCCCGAGGGAGAGCTTCTGCGCGCTGCGCTGGATGTGGTGCGCCAGTGTCAGTGTCTGGCCGGCTGTCCCTCCTGCGTCGGTGCGGCCGGCGAGTTCAGCGGGAACGTCAAGTCCCAGGTCCTGCGCCTTTTGCGGCTGTGCCTGGCCGGCCTTCCGGAGGTGTATCCATCATGA
- a CDS encoding DNA polymerase domain-containing protein, producing MTQTAGQAEWTLDRRAVPVTHLDKLFWPADGVTKGQMLEYYRDMAEVMLPHFRDRPLTLRVFPEGIHGFSFYRRDAPEDTPAWLHTVDYQPKTTDEAIQLLIVEDAAGLIWLANQGAIEFHLWASRLPALQRPDMAVFDLDPGDQADFGRVLQAALRVRDALQALGLRCYPKTSGGRGMHIYVPLEPAHPFDFVREWVKGVAHQLAAAYPKEIAVAHGPTHRGAQVTIDHAQNSLGRNTAAVYTLRAQPHAPVSTPLRWEEVEAGDILPEHFTIRTVPARVAKEGDLFAGVLQGGQTLPVLS from the coding sequence ATGACTCAGACAGCAGGACAAGCGGAGTGGACACTGGACCGCCGCGCGGTTCCGGTGACGCATCTGGACAAACTTTTTTGGCCGGCGGACGGCGTGACCAAGGGCCAGATGCTGGAATATTACCGCGATATGGCCGAGGTGATGCTGCCGCATTTTCGGGACCGGCCCTTGACCCTGCGGGTATTCCCCGAGGGCATCCACGGCTTTTCGTTTTACCGCCGCGATGCGCCCGAGGACACGCCGGCTTGGCTTCACACCGTTGACTATCAGCCTAAGACCACGGATGAAGCGATCCAACTCCTGATCGTGGAGGATGCCGCCGGCCTCATCTGGCTCGCCAATCAAGGCGCCATTGAGTTCCACCTCTGGGCATCCCGCCTGCCGGCGCTCCAGCGTCCCGATATGGCCGTGTTCGACCTGGATCCGGGCGATCAGGCGGATTTTGGCCGTGTTCTGCAAGCGGCTCTGCGCGTGCGTGATGCCCTCCAAGCGCTGGGATTGCGATGTTATCCGAAGACCAGCGGGGGACGCGGCATGCATATCTATGTGCCGCTGGAGCCGGCGCATCCCTTTGACTTCGTCCGGGAATGGGTGAAAGGTGTGGCACACCAATTGGCCGCCGCATATCCCAAAGAGATTGCGGTGGCACATGGCCCTACTCATCGTGGAGCGCAAGTCACCATTGACCATGCCCAGAACAGCCTCGGGCGGAATACCGCCGCGGTGTATACCCTGCGGGCACAGCCCCATGCGCCGGTCTCCACGCCCCTGCGCTGGGAGGAAGTCGAAGCCGGCGATATCCTCCCAGAGCATTTTACCATTCGTACTGTGCCGGCGCGGGTTGCCAAGGAAGGGGACTTGTTCGCTGGGGTCCTGCAAGGCGGCCAAACATTGCCCGTTCTCTCATGA